In the Paenibacillus pabuli genome, one interval contains:
- a CDS encoding UDP-glucose dehydrogenase family protein, translating to MNIAVIGTGYVGLVSGVCFSELGNRVICVDNNQDKVEMLNAGEVPIYEPGLQELMIANKRAGKLSFTSDIAAAIRESDIIFIAVGTPSLPNGEANLGYVEQVAIEIGTHLESYKIVVTKSTVPVGTNDRVRELIQSISTQPFDVASVPEFLREGSAVKDTLNPDRIVIGTDSERAIQALKKLHRPLTENLIITDIRSAEMIKYASNAFLATKISFINEISNICEKVGADVTRVAEGMGYDKRIGSSFLKAGIGYGGSCFPKDTQALIQIAGQVDYDFRLLKSVVQVNQDQRFNVIRKLEEIFGTLSGRTIAVWGLAFKPDTDDVRDAPAIDIIRYLTEAGAVVKAYDPIATANFRKEVDATSIVWEENPLHAARGADALCVLTEWKEFSQMNLMELASMMSEAIMIDGRNVYNKEQIKASGFQYYSVGRPGLNHAEGKAAAII from the coding sequence ATGAATATTGCGGTAATTGGAACAGGGTATGTAGGTCTAGTATCGGGAGTCTGCTTTTCTGAACTCGGCAATCGGGTTATCTGTGTAGATAACAATCAGGACAAAGTGGAGATGCTGAATGCAGGTGAAGTCCCCATTTACGAGCCTGGACTCCAGGAACTCATGATTGCCAACAAGCGGGCAGGAAAGTTATCCTTCACGTCTGATATCGCAGCGGCCATACGTGAATCCGATATTATTTTCATCGCAGTCGGAACCCCCTCTTTGCCAAACGGAGAGGCCAATCTGGGATACGTCGAGCAAGTGGCCATTGAAATTGGAACCCATCTGGAGAGCTATAAAATTGTTGTGACCAAGAGTACAGTGCCTGTGGGCACTAATGATCGCGTAAGAGAGTTAATCCAGAGTATTTCCACCCAACCGTTTGATGTCGCTTCGGTACCTGAATTTTTGCGTGAAGGTTCTGCAGTAAAGGATACATTGAACCCTGATCGTATCGTGATTGGTACGGACAGTGAACGAGCAATTCAAGCGCTCAAGAAACTTCACCGCCCGTTAACCGAGAACTTGATTATTACGGACATCCGGTCAGCTGAGATGATTAAGTACGCTTCCAATGCATTCCTCGCAACCAAAATATCATTTATTAACGAAATCTCGAATATATGTGAAAAAGTTGGCGCCGATGTTACACGCGTAGCGGAAGGCATGGGATATGATAAACGAATCGGTTCTTCATTCCTGAAGGCTGGTATTGGCTACGGGGGTTCATGTTTCCCAAAAGATACACAGGCTCTGATTCAAATCGCGGGCCAAGTTGATTACGATTTCAGATTATTGAAATCCGTCGTCCAGGTTAATCAGGACCAACGTTTCAATGTCATTCGCAAGCTTGAAGAAATTTTCGGAACCCTTAGCGGTAGAACCATTGCTGTCTGGGGACTTGCTTTTAAGCCTGATACTGATGATGTCAGGGACGCACCAGCTATCGATATTATTAGGTATTTGACAGAGGCCGGGGCTGTTGTTAAGGCTTATGATCCGATTGCCACAGCCAACTTCCGCAAAGAAGTTGATGCCACCTCGATTGTTTGGGAAGAAAACCCGCTTCATGCTGCCAGAGGAGCCGATGCACTTTGCGTGCTGACAGAGTGGAAAGAGTTCTCCCAGATGAATCTGATGGAGCTTGCGAGCATGATGAGTGAAGCGATCATGATTGACGGACGTAACGTGTATAACAAGGAACAAATTAAAGCCTCCGGGTTCCAATATTACTCTGTGGGCCGTCCTGGCCTCAATCATGCTGAAGGCAAAGCAGCAGCGATTATCTAA
- a CDS encoding sugar phosphate nucleotidyltransferase → MRIVLLSGGSGKRLWPLSNDTRSKQFLKVLEGPQGQSESMVQRVWRQLQQTGLSEQATIATSKPQVEILQSQLGEDVDLVVEPERRDTFPAIALAAVYLYSVQGVSLNETVAVLPVDPYVEESFFYKVMDLEQILLESEVDLALIGVKPTYPSEKYGYIVTEPSETREKVHMEYAKVSRFQEKPREAEAAEMIEQSALWNCGVFAFKLNYLINLLIELELPIQYEEMLKQYGRLEKISFDYQVVEKASQIVVTPYDGYWKDLGTWNTLTDEMSTNIVGKGVVTDSSLNTHLVNELNIPVCVLGVSNVIVATSPDGILVSEKEASPQIKEILKDSAERPMYEERRWGCYRVLDYTRNSKGEEVLTKRIIIGADKNLSYQYHLKRNEVWTVVSGQGEFILDGELKQIHQGDTISIPSGGKHSVRAITELEIIEVQMGSELIEEDIVRIEMEWADIIQNCVNWGKTR, encoded by the coding sequence ATGAGAATCGTACTTCTTTCTGGTGGTTCGGGCAAAAGGTTGTGGCCCTTGTCCAATGATACACGTTCCAAGCAGTTCCTCAAAGTGCTTGAAGGTCCGCAGGGGCAATCGGAATCAATGGTGCAGCGTGTATGGCGGCAGCTGCAGCAGACAGGTTTGAGTGAACAGGCTACAATCGCAACCAGCAAGCCACAGGTGGAAATTTTACAGAGCCAACTGGGTGAGGATGTTGACCTTGTAGTTGAGCCGGAACGCAGGGATACCTTTCCTGCTATCGCATTAGCGGCTGTCTATCTCTATTCGGTGCAGGGAGTAAGTCTGAACGAAACGGTGGCTGTACTTCCGGTTGACCCTTATGTGGAGGAATCCTTCTTTTATAAAGTTATGGATCTAGAACAGATTCTGTTGGAATCAGAAGTAGATTTAGCATTAATTGGGGTGAAACCAACTTATCCTTCCGAGAAATATGGTTATATCGTTACTGAACCAAGCGAAACGAGAGAAAAAGTGCATATGGAATACGCCAAGGTATCCCGTTTTCAAGAGAAACCTCGCGAGGCTGAAGCGGCAGAGATGATCGAGCAATCTGCCCTTTGGAATTGCGGGGTTTTTGCGTTCAAGCTTAATTACCTGATTAATCTGCTGATCGAGCTTGAGCTGCCCATTCAGTATGAAGAGATGCTCAAGCAATACGGAAGGCTGGAGAAAATCAGCTTTGACTATCAAGTCGTCGAAAAAGCCTCTCAGATTGTCGTTACACCTTACGATGGATATTGGAAAGATTTAGGGACGTGGAATACGCTGACGGATGAGATGAGCACCAATATTGTGGGAAAAGGAGTCGTTACAGACAGCTCATTAAATACACATCTGGTCAACGAGTTGAATATCCCCGTATGCGTACTTGGTGTTTCCAATGTGATTGTGGCTACAAGCCCGGATGGTATTCTGGTCAGCGAGAAAGAGGCCAGTCCACAGATCAAAGAAATTCTTAAAGATAGTGCGGAACGCCCCATGTATGAAGAACGACGCTGGGGCTGTTATAGAGTTCTCGATTATACACGGAATTCCAAGGGCGAAGAGGTACTGACGAAACGCATTATTATTGGAGCCGATAAAAATCTGTCTTACCAGTATCATCTGAAACGAAACGAAGTTTGGACCGTCGTTTCCGGGCAAGGTGAGTTCATTCTGGATGGTGAATTAAAACAGATTCATCAGGGCGATACCATTTCAATCCCATCTGGCGGAAAGCATAGTGTAAGAGCTATCACAGAACTTGAAATTATCGAAGTCCAGATGGGCAGCGAGCTGATCGAAGAGGATATTGTAAGGATTGAAATGGAATGGGCGGACATCATCCAAAATTGTGTGAACTGGGGGAAAACAAGATGA
- a CDS encoding polysaccharide pyruvyl transferase family protein: MPNSQRTHPMDELKQRLKQILEVVPPKSKIFYIDYPVHSNCGDLLIMKGTEVFFKDYQIKVTKRYSVYDFTEQVEIPKDHIIVLHGGGNFGDLYEAHQSLREKIVKNYPHHRIVMLPQTVFYKNESALQKTASIFNKHSDLHLFLRDEKSYQLIFKHFPNCNVSLLPDMAHQLWPIEFKNAPRKERLDFLRTDIEVNSEQSSISPTQGNTYDWPTLYNRYERKLVHWIGKALRKYKGSVMVHWTWKVYSDYLMHKAIRLFAQYEVIHTSRLHGHILSCLMAKPNVLIDNSYGKNSGYYQLWTHEVNTANMDGSAKGRTSVEQGFRETTTATV, encoded by the coding sequence ATGCCAAACTCGCAAAGAACTCACCCCATGGATGAGTTGAAGCAACGGTTGAAGCAAATATTGGAGGTTGTCCCTCCAAAATCGAAAATTTTCTATATTGATTATCCCGTTCATAGCAATTGCGGTGATCTGTTGATCATGAAGGGGACTGAAGTCTTTTTCAAGGATTATCAGATTAAGGTGACCAAGAGGTACAGTGTTTATGATTTTACCGAACAGGTTGAGATCCCAAAAGATCATATCATTGTGCTGCACGGTGGCGGCAATTTCGGTGATTTATATGAAGCACACCAAAGTTTGCGTGAGAAAATCGTGAAAAACTATCCTCATCATCGCATAGTCATGCTTCCTCAAACCGTTTTTTACAAAAATGAAAGTGCCCTACAGAAGACAGCATCCATCTTCAACAAACATTCGGATTTACACCTCTTTCTTCGAGACGAGAAATCATATCAGCTAATTTTCAAGCATTTCCCGAATTGTAATGTCAGTCTGCTTCCCGATATGGCGCATCAGCTCTGGCCTATTGAGTTCAAAAATGCACCGCGAAAAGAAAGATTGGATTTTTTGCGAACAGATATTGAAGTGAACTCGGAGCAATCCTCCATTTCGCCAACGCAAGGAAACACTTATGATTGGCCTACCTTATATAACAGGTATGAACGCAAACTGGTTCATTGGATCGGGAAAGCTCTGCGCAAGTATAAGGGGAGTGTCATGGTGCACTGGACATGGAAAGTGTATAGCGACTACCTGATGCATAAGGCCATTCGCCTCTTTGCTCAATATGAAGTAATCCATACCTCCAGATTGCATGGACATATCCTCTCGTGTCTGATGGCAAAGCCAAACGTACTTATTGATAACTCGTACGGTAAAAATTCGGGTTATTATCAGCTTTGGACGCATGAGGTGAACACGGCAAACATGGACGGTTCCGCCAAAGGCAGAACTTCCGTGGAACAGGGATTTAGGGAAACAACGACTGCAACCGTATAA
- a CDS encoding lipopolysaccharide biosynthesis protein encodes MSIAIAKPPRQRSMLQTIFMTSFANIAIMALTTITSILTARMFGATGKGELATVLFWPALLSGLAAFGLPTSLIYNVKKYQQQLSTYIGMSFVVQLPISIIVGLISWLCMSSWLAGYSDTLVTLARWYTVLMVPVLLLTGVLAAAAQGTERFHIYNLSRLLVPLLNLLGLIGFWLAGSLTVERAIAVSLASTLLVLVTYMFMMRRQIFASISQLIHQFKACVHLFSYGIRVYGVELLGTLYTQFDKIIIIALLTPRDFGLYSVVYALSRMFNVVQNAITNVIFPKVAGMEKEQVLLLVGRAFRISMVLMTIVVIPSMLIGRFFIGLLFGPEFLQASGVFYLLSLECIVGGGSWILASAFNALGRPGVIVLRQVIALTVTVTLFFVLTPMLGLLGIGVALLIGSFVRILMSLISISVLFKLPVRSMLYDKEDIKFLKQQFREKNPFKGARKDAKLAKNSPHG; translated from the coding sequence ATGAGCATAGCGATCGCTAAGCCCCCCAGACAGCGCAGTATGCTTCAAACCATCTTCATGACCAGTTTTGCGAACATTGCTATTATGGCACTAACTACAATTACATCCATTCTGACGGCCCGCATGTTTGGAGCAACGGGCAAAGGGGAACTTGCCACCGTGTTGTTCTGGCCAGCACTGCTGTCCGGACTCGCGGCATTTGGCCTGCCTACTTCGTTGATTTACAACGTGAAAAAGTATCAGCAGCAGTTATCTACCTATATTGGAATGAGCTTCGTCGTACAGCTACCAATCAGTATAATTGTCGGTTTGATCAGTTGGCTGTGTATGTCCTCTTGGCTAGCGGGATACTCGGATACATTGGTCACACTGGCGCGCTGGTACACGGTGCTTATGGTCCCGGTCCTTTTATTGACAGGAGTGTTGGCAGCTGCTGCCCAGGGCACGGAACGATTTCACATCTATAATCTGTCCAGGCTGCTCGTACCTTTGTTGAATTTGTTAGGTTTGATCGGTTTCTGGCTGGCTGGTTCACTAACGGTAGAACGAGCAATTGCAGTAAGTCTTGCTTCGACACTTCTTGTATTGGTCACCTACATGTTCATGATGAGACGACAGATATTTGCTTCTATTTCTCAATTGATCCATCAATTTAAGGCTTGTGTGCATTTGTTCAGTTATGGTATCCGCGTGTATGGTGTTGAGCTGCTGGGAACGCTTTATACCCAGTTCGATAAGATTATCATTATTGCTCTCCTTACACCTCGTGATTTCGGCCTTTATTCGGTTGTATATGCTCTTTCGAGGATGTTTAATGTCGTACAGAACGCAATTACCAATGTTATTTTTCCAAAGGTAGCAGGCATGGAGAAGGAGCAAGTACTGCTGCTTGTTGGCAGAGCTTTTCGAATTAGCATGGTTCTAATGACCATCGTAGTCATACCGAGTATGCTCATTGGACGTTTTTTCATAGGCCTTCTTTTCGGGCCTGAGTTTTTGCAGGCCAGTGGCGTATTTTACTTGCTTTCGTTGGAATGCATCGTTGGTGGAGGATCATGGATACTGGCGTCGGCTTTTAATGCGCTCGGTAGGCCAGGTGTTATCGTGCTCAGGCAGGTCATTGCGTTGACCGTGACAGTCACGTTATTTTTTGTGCTTACCCCTATGCTCGGGCTGTTGGGCATTGGTGTTGCATTGCTAATTGGTTCGTTTGTTCGCATTCTAATGTCACTGATCTCGATCTCGGTTCTGTTCAAGCTGCCCGTTCGCAGCATGCTCTATGACAAGGAAGATATCAAATTCCTGAAGCAGCAGTTTAGAGAGAAGAATCCATTCAAAGGAGCCCGGAAAGATGCCAAACTCGCAAAGAACTCACCCCATGGATGA
- a CDS encoding glycosyltransferase, with protein sequence MRASVAICTHNRGNDTMQAVDSILKGDSDYTAYEILVIDNRSTDNTKELFASLGFPEHVRYIFEPQLGLSYARNRAIEEAKGEFVMFLDDDALAAPTWVDEVIKIFDMDPDIGCVGGKIVPIWEGGKPEWIPDDIVSLYTVMDFSDSIVEMKAPHIPFGANVSFRKSIFKEIQPFRVDLGRVGNNLMSSEESELIGRVRLVHKIYYSPYAVVEHKIAKSRLNKRWLLRRVYWQGISDATRYQKSAWGIYKHLIRIAQSALLIAISFNNVKKVTSQMAKISYRNGTIVGSFRNGKGLNT encoded by the coding sequence ATGAGGGCATCAGTAGCCATCTGTACACATAACAGGGGTAATGACACCATGCAGGCTGTTGATAGTATATTAAAAGGTGATTCGGACTACACGGCGTATGAAATTTTGGTTATTGATAATCGTTCTACAGATAATACGAAAGAATTGTTCGCATCCTTGGGTTTTCCCGAACATGTGCGTTATATTTTTGAGCCACAGTTAGGGTTGTCCTATGCAAGGAACAGGGCTATTGAGGAAGCAAAAGGCGAGTTTGTGATGTTTTTGGATGACGATGCCCTTGCTGCTCCCACCTGGGTTGACGAAGTTATCAAAATATTTGATATGGACCCTGACATAGGTTGTGTGGGTGGTAAGATCGTGCCCATCTGGGAAGGTGGAAAACCGGAGTGGATTCCAGATGATATTGTGAGTTTGTATACCGTAATGGACTTTTCTGACAGTATCGTGGAGATGAAGGCTCCCCATATTCCATTTGGAGCAAATGTATCATTTAGAAAGAGTATATTTAAGGAGATCCAGCCATTTAGAGTGGATCTAGGACGTGTAGGAAATAACCTGATGTCGAGCGAAGAGAGCGAACTCATTGGCCGGGTCCGATTAGTTCATAAAATATATTACAGTCCATATGCGGTTGTAGAACATAAGATTGCCAAAAGCAGGCTAAATAAGCGTTGGTTGTTGCGCCGGGTATACTGGCAGGGGATTAGTGATGCAACCCGCTATCAAAAGAGCGCATGGGGAATTTATAAACATCTGATTCGAATTGCACAGTCGGCTTTACTTATTGCAATCTCCTTTAACAATGTAAAAAAGGTAACCAGTCAGATGGCCAAAATTTCCTATCGTAATGGAACGATAGTAGGCTCATTCCGCAATGGCAAAGGATTGAATACGTAA
- a CDS encoding glycosyltransferase family 4 protein — protein MKKVFVAIDFPPEKGGIHDYAYGLISQMPAEETTVLTNKIKNTEQARQFDEEAEFEIIRKRIFWNSNKVLLLISQLILMIQLVVLKWRKKTDEIHFINVFPVGIAGPVMKTCFGTRYFTYVHGLDVMGMQNSKLFPVLMYILRRSDKVIANSQYTRSRLIELGIREERIVIIPPGLNIGKLKSAASEEEDVRNKYGLHGKKVLITVSRLVERKGHDITLRAIRHVTQHIPHLKYVICGEGPYRSELERLVGLYALEDVVVFTGGIPDHELHQLYQCSDLFIMPSRDIKEKGDVEGFGIVFLEANYYRLPVIGGNSGGIPDAVRDRVTGYLVDPLDESEIADRIEQLVVDEELAQKLGENGHDWVINHCLWSHRGQLLRQLA, from the coding sequence ATGAAAAAAGTTTTTGTAGCAATTGATTTCCCCCCTGAAAAAGGCGGAATTCATGATTATGCTTATGGGCTAATCTCCCAGATGCCTGCGGAGGAAACCACGGTTCTGACCAATAAAATCAAAAATACGGAGCAGGCCAGGCAGTTTGACGAGGAAGCAGAATTTGAAATTATACGCAAGCGCATTTTCTGGAACTCGAATAAAGTACTCTTGCTTATCTCACAACTTATTTTAATGATCCAGCTAGTCGTGCTGAAATGGCGCAAAAAGACAGACGAAATCCATTTTATCAATGTGTTTCCTGTGGGGATTGCTGGACCAGTCATGAAAACTTGCTTTGGTACCAGATACTTCACCTACGTTCATGGACTGGACGTCATGGGTATGCAGAACAGCAAGCTTTTTCCGGTTTTAATGTACATTTTGCGACGTTCCGATAAGGTGATAGCCAATAGTCAATATACCAGATCGAGACTGATTGAATTAGGCATTCGGGAAGAACGAATCGTGATCATTCCACCTGGACTAAACATAGGTAAGTTGAAGAGTGCTGCAAGTGAGGAAGAGGATGTACGGAATAAGTATGGTTTACATGGAAAAAAAGTGTTGATTACCGTTTCAAGGTTGGTGGAGCGGAAAGGACATGACATTACACTGAGAGCGATTCGTCATGTCACTCAGCACATTCCCCATCTGAAATATGTCATTTGTGGTGAAGGTCCTTATCGAAGTGAACTGGAACGTTTGGTTGGACTGTATGCTCTGGAAGATGTCGTGGTTTTTACAGGGGGCATCCCCGATCACGAACTTCATCAATTGTATCAATGCTCTGACCTGTTCATCATGCCCAGTCGAGATATTAAGGAAAAAGGTGATGTCGAAGGTTTCGGGATTGTATTTCTGGAAGCTAACTATTACCGGTTACCAGTCATTGGCGGCAATAGCGGCGGTATTCCCGATGCCGTCAGGGATCGCGTTACCGGTTATCTCGTCGATCCATTGGACGAAAGCGAGATTGCGGACCGGATCGAACAATTGGTGGTGGATGAGGAACTGGCACAAAAACTCGGTGAAAATGGCCATGACTGGGTCATCAACCATTGTCTTTGGTCACATCGGGGTCAGCTGTTAAGACAACTGGCCTGA
- a CDS encoding glycosyltransferase family 4 protein yields MITIYINARFLTQTVTGVQRYAIELVKEIDKLIDIGEVDGTRYEFCLLSPANVITQLELKHIRHQVVGKLKGHVWEQLELPLYSRGGLLINLCNTGPAFKRNQVVTIHDASVFSYPKAFSFAFRSWYQFLTVRLGRISKKVITVSNFSKGELIQHCKIAAQKVSVTHLGIDHIHDRQAAQGTLEKYGIQSPYVLAVSTMNPYKNFKLILEILPEVKAQNLSVVIVGSKNSKVFGNHEVSDSDGVNWVGYVSDEELKALYEHAAGFIFPSLYEGFGLPPLEAMALGCPVIVSSRGSIPEVCGDAGLYFDPHHPQEAAARLVEITSDPELGRQLSTKGKEHSAFFSWNKCAKDTVNIIMNTV; encoded by the coding sequence ATGATTACAATATACATTAACGCCCGTTTTCTGACCCAGACCGTTACGGGGGTACAACGATATGCGATTGAACTCGTAAAGGAGATCGACAAGTTGATTGACATTGGGGAAGTGGATGGAACGAGATACGAGTTTTGTCTGCTGTCTCCGGCTAATGTGATTACTCAGCTTGAACTGAAGCACATTCGTCATCAGGTAGTTGGCAAATTGAAGGGACATGTGTGGGAGCAATTGGAACTTCCCCTATATTCAAGGGGAGGGTTGCTGATCAATCTTTGCAATACGGGACCAGCCTTTAAACGAAATCAAGTTGTAACCATTCACGATGCTTCCGTATTCAGTTATCCTAAAGCATTTTCGTTTGCGTTTCGTTCGTGGTACCAGTTTTTGACGGTTAGGTTGGGGAGGATATCCAAAAAGGTAATTACGGTATCCAATTTCTCCAAAGGAGAACTGATCCAACATTGTAAAATTGCTGCGCAGAAGGTTTCTGTTACCCATTTGGGAATAGATCATATTCATGACAGGCAGGCTGCTCAAGGAACTTTAGAAAAGTATGGTATTCAGTCACCTTATGTACTGGCTGTCAGCACAATGAATCCATATAAAAATTTCAAATTAATTTTAGAGATATTACCTGAAGTGAAGGCTCAAAATCTGAGCGTTGTTATTGTCGGATCCAAAAACAGCAAGGTATTCGGCAATCACGAGGTCAGCGATTCAGATGGGGTTAATTGGGTTGGTTACGTCTCTGATGAGGAGTTAAAAGCATTGTATGAACATGCGGCCGGTTTCATTTTCCCTTCATTGTACGAGGGGTTTGGATTGCCACCGCTGGAGGCAATGGCTCTGGGATGTCCGGTGATTGTTTCCTCCCGTGGGTCTATTCCGGAAGTATGCGGTGACGCAGGGCTGTATTTTGATCCACACCATCCGCAGGAAGCTGCTGCACGTCTGGTGGAGATTACATCCGATCCAGAGCTCGGACGTCAGTTGTCCACCAAGGGCAAGGAACATTCTGCTTTCTTTTCCTGGAACAAATGTGCCAAAGATACGGTCAATATTATCATGAATACGGTATAA
- a CDS encoding glycosyltransferase, whose product MKVLHIGEYVVGGVATYLNEVVAYQRRFFDVYLLMSDYNSASDFDLEPDRIVRYKYKRHPKHFFSAMRQIHQAIKQIQPDIIHVHSSFAGMLARGLFFVSPRKASVLYCSHGWSFLMDTKPINKKAYFMIEKILELKTDFIVNISKYELEQSVRLGMSPVKSRFVYSGLRDRKTNAPAEQTALPDWNYAEASEVIQLLFVGRFDRQKGLDVLLEVLGKHPELQELIRLYVIGDSVLEKNEWHFPENVTRLGWVDNASIDRYYQQCDAVIMPSRWEGLPLVALEAMKNRKAVIASNRSSLPEVVSHEVNGYIFDLDQPEELLEILKKLDKQTLTAMGEVGHGIYKDKFSADRMNEEFVSLYYEARNMSVTSQEAHMTSHLEIPNRNGE is encoded by the coding sequence ATGAAAGTGTTGCATATAGGGGAATACGTTGTTGGGGGAGTGGCAACTTATTTAAACGAAGTTGTTGCATATCAACGTCGTTTTTTCGATGTGTATCTGTTAATGAGTGATTACAATTCTGCTTCAGATTTCGATTTGGAACCGGATCGGATTGTACGATATAAGTATAAGCGGCATCCGAAGCACTTTTTTTCTGCTATGAGACAGATCCATCAAGCCATTAAGCAAATTCAACCAGATATTATTCACGTTCATAGCTCTTTTGCGGGGATGCTTGCAAGGGGCTTGTTTTTTGTTTCTCCACGCAAAGCAAGTGTATTGTATTGCTCGCATGGTTGGTCTTTTCTCATGGATACCAAGCCTATCAATAAAAAGGCTTATTTCATGATTGAGAAGATTCTTGAACTAAAAACGGATTTCATCGTCAATATTTCCAAATATGAACTGGAACAGTCCGTAAGGCTGGGCATGTCTCCAGTCAAATCAAGGTTTGTATACAGTGGCCTGCGGGATCGAAAAACAAATGCTCCAGCCGAACAGACTGCACTTCCTGACTGGAACTACGCTGAAGCTTCAGAGGTAATTCAACTTTTGTTCGTTGGTCGGTTTGACCGACAGAAGGGACTGGACGTTCTGCTTGAGGTGTTGGGCAAACATCCGGAACTTCAAGAACTGATCCGGCTGTATGTTATTGGGGACAGCGTGTTGGAGAAGAACGAATGGCATTTCCCTGAAAATGTTACTCGACTGGGTTGGGTGGATAATGCCTCAATTGACCGTTATTACCAGCAATGCGATGCAGTGATTATGCCATCCAGGTGGGAAGGCTTACCGCTGGTCGCTCTGGAGGCAATGAAGAATCGGAAAGCGGTAATAGCAAGTAATCGTTCATCCTTACCGGAAGTAGTCTCGCATGAAGTGAACGGTTACATCTTTGATCTGGACCAACCAGAAGAACTGCTGGAGATTTTGAAGAAGTTAGACAAACAAACGTTGACTGCTATGGGTGAAGTGGGTCATGGCATATACAAGGATAAATTTAGTGCCGATCGCATGAATGAAGAATTTGTGAGCCTATATTATGAGGCTCGGAATATGAGTGTTACTTCTCAAGAGGCTCACATGACCTCACATCTCGAAATTCCGAACAGAAATGGAGAATGA
- a CDS encoding glycosyltransferase family 4 protein — protein sequence MHKILIAHSLYPPHIIGGAEISTQILAQTLSSHYEVEVLTVGEHSQREIRLDQVNGIHVVRLPYNNRYWIGDANRSVSVPSKIMWRLQDIFNVRQYQHMKQYLAKARPELIHTQNLPGLSLAIWRAAYEMGIPVVHTLRDFSLIDPINLSAYSKIYRTISKRFSRTISSVIGISNHILGSHTSLGFFEDSNKHVVHNIVESGRSVTELYKQKVVNVNHPLKIGYFGQLTEVKGVHYLIDAIKSLDQNIAGQLCIFGEGPLLSTLQHSAASDDRIEFKGKVAKAEIAGQMAAMDLIIVPSTWDEPFGRVVIEAYQVGTPVYASRVGGMAEILLDTEEFAFPAHHAEAIAQSITHYYRLSESEKLQLKEQCHLHSQTFNEAYLLQEHMDIYEKLIR from the coding sequence GTGCATAAAATATTAATTGCCCACAGTTTATATCCTCCGCATATCATTGGCGGGGCTGAGATATCAACGCAAATCCTTGCACAGACACTGAGTAGTCATTATGAAGTCGAAGTCTTGACTGTCGGAGAACATAGTCAAAGAGAGATTCGATTAGACCAAGTGAATGGAATTCATGTTGTCCGTTTACCTTACAACAATCGATATTGGATTGGAGACGCCAACCGAAGTGTATCCGTTCCGAGCAAAATCATGTGGCGCCTTCAAGATATTTTTAATGTAAGACAGTACCAGCACATGAAGCAGTATCTAGCCAAAGCAAGGCCTGAGCTGATTCATACACAGAATCTCCCGGGTCTTAGCCTGGCGATCTGGAGAGCAGCATATGAAATGGGCATTCCTGTGGTGCATACGCTACGGGATTTTTCCCTGATTGATCCAATCAACCTATCTGCATACTCCAAAATATACAGAACGATTTCAAAGAGATTCAGTCGGACAATATCTTCGGTCATAGGCATTTCCAACCATATCTTGGGCAGTCATACTTCGCTGGGGTTCTTTGAAGACTCAAACAAACATGTAGTTCATAATATCGTAGAGAGTGGCCGATCCGTTACGGAATTGTATAAACAGAAAGTGGTTAACGTGAACCATCCGTTGAAAATTGGATACTTTGGACAGTTAACTGAAGTGAAAGGTGTCCATTATTTAATTGATGCTATTAAATCACTGGATCAAAATATTGCTGGTCAACTATGTATTTTTGGAGAAGGGCCGCTACTTTCTACCTTGCAGCATTCAGCGGCTTCGGATGATCGCATCGAGTTTAAGGGAAAAGTGGCGAAAGCAGAAATTGCAGGACAGATGGCAGCGATGGACCTGATCATCGTACCGTCAACATGGGATGAGCCATTTGGAAGAGTTGTAATAGAAGCTTACCAGGTAGGGACACCTGTGTATGCTTCGCGTGTTGGAGGCATGGCAGAGATACTATTAGACACTGAAGAGTTTGCCTTCCCTGCTCATCATGCCGAAGCCATTGCACAGTCAATCACGCATTACTATCGCTTGAGCGAGTCCGAGAAATTGCAGCTAAAAGAGCAATGCCATTTGCATAGCCAAACCTTTAATGAAGCTTACCTGCTTCAGGAGCATATGGACATTTACGAAAAGCTGATCAGGTAA